The following proteins are co-located in the Agromyces laixinhei genome:
- a CDS encoding ComEC/Rec2 family competence protein has translation MHDVRLLVPATFAWVAGWCAIGIPGGAESSWGLAWGLWAGAGLAAGVAVAAAVRGRCRFVSKGERAVAAPIVRLSATGLVILSAGALVTSAAALGLDAREGSRLADAAQNHRSVSAVIELTGAPRAMRAGWFTDGEAPALRVEGRAISVDGAAVRAVPVTAVMSLPASQLQLGARVAVTARVTALPAEEGAAFRLRLAGEVGSIAGPPPWIAWTVGLRTGFAEAARSLDGDGGALVPGLAIGDTSAVDESLDAAMKASSLSHLTAVSGANCAIVTAAAFAFAALLGLPRLVRAAIAFTALAGFVVLVTPEPSVVRAAAMAVVVLLAVAAGRPGGPAAALSVAVIVLLVVDPWYARDYGFALSVFATAGLLLLARPLTEALARWMPVPIAALIGVPLSAQLACQPVLVLLDPAIALYGVPANLLAAPAAPVGTVVGLIGCLLLPVLPSVGFACLQFAWLPASWIALLARASSAMPASRLEWLPDAPGALLLAACTAVTLWLALGSRRRGPLRGIAAAVLLVAIAVPVGLFAGRPLVGAATRPSDWDVAACDVGQGDAILLRTRAATALIDTGPEPAALSRCLTLLGIARIDLLVLTHWDADHVGGVSAVAGRVDTVLHGPLDGDRSARALHQLVEAGAEPVEVVAGFGGTFGDARWRVLWPTPGAEPGNDASIVLDVTTPRYRGAFLGDLGEGAQDRLLRSADIGRVDLVKVAHHGSADQSERLYDELGATAGVVGVGSENSYGHPTDRLLDLLRAEGTTVVRTDRSGTALLTADGDGFRVWSERGNAGAGVAGGP, from the coding sequence GTGCACGACGTGCGACTGCTCGTGCCCGCGACCTTCGCGTGGGTGGCCGGTTGGTGCGCCATCGGCATTCCCGGCGGTGCTGAGAGCTCCTGGGGCCTCGCGTGGGGCCTCTGGGCGGGGGCGGGCCTCGCAGCCGGCGTCGCAGTCGCTGCTGCCGTGCGCGGGCGGTGCCGATTCGTCTCGAAGGGCGAGCGCGCCGTCGCCGCGCCGATCGTACGGCTCTCGGCGACGGGACTCGTCATACTGTCGGCCGGAGCACTGGTGACGAGCGCCGCGGCCCTCGGGCTCGACGCGCGCGAAGGTTCTCGGCTCGCCGACGCGGCACAGAATCACCGCAGCGTGAGCGCCGTGATCGAACTCACCGGCGCTCCCCGAGCGATGCGGGCGGGCTGGTTCACCGATGGTGAGGCGCCGGCGCTTCGGGTCGAGGGCCGGGCGATCTCCGTCGACGGTGCTGCAGTGCGCGCGGTGCCGGTGACGGCGGTGATGTCGCTGCCGGCCTCGCAGTTGCAACTCGGTGCTCGCGTCGCGGTCACGGCGAGGGTCACGGCCCTGCCCGCCGAAGAGGGGGCGGCCTTCCGGCTCCGACTTGCCGGCGAGGTCGGCTCGATTGCCGGGCCGCCCCCGTGGATCGCCTGGACCGTGGGTCTGCGCACGGGCTTCGCCGAGGCGGCGCGCTCGCTCGACGGTGACGGCGGGGCGCTCGTACCCGGGCTCGCGATCGGTGACACGAGCGCGGTCGACGAAAGCCTCGACGCGGCGATGAAAGCGTCGTCGCTCAGCCATCTGACCGCCGTCTCCGGCGCGAACTGCGCCATCGTCACGGCCGCGGCCTTCGCGTTCGCCGCGCTGCTCGGATTGCCTCGTCTCGTGCGAGCGGCGATCGCGTTCACCGCCCTCGCGGGATTCGTCGTGCTCGTCACGCCCGAGCCGAGCGTCGTTCGAGCCGCGGCGATGGCCGTCGTCGTACTCCTGGCGGTCGCGGCCGGCCGGCCGGGCGGGCCGGCCGCCGCACTGTCGGTCGCCGTCATCGTGCTGCTCGTGGTCGACCCCTGGTATGCCCGCGACTACGGGTTCGCGCTGTCGGTGTTCGCGACCGCCGGCCTGTTGCTGCTCGCGCGGCCGCTCACCGAAGCGCTGGCACGGTGGATGCCCGTGCCGATCGCCGCCCTCATCGGCGTTCCGCTCTCGGCCCAGCTCGCGTGCCAGCCCGTGCTCGTGCTGCTCGACCCGGCGATCGCCCTGTACGGAGTGCCGGCGAACCTGCTGGCGGCGCCGGCAGCGCCCGTCGGCACGGTCGTCGGACTCATCGGCTGCCTGCTCCTCCCGGTACTGCCATCAGTCGGTTTCGCGTGCCTGCAGTTCGCGTGGCTCCCGGCGTCGTGGATCGCGCTGCTTGCCCGGGCGTCATCGGCGATGCCCGCGTCGCGTCTCGAGTGGCTGCCCGACGCCCCGGGCGCCCTGCTCCTCGCGGCGTGCACGGCCGTCACGCTCTGGCTCGCGCTCGGCTCACGCCGTCGCGGCCCGCTCCGCGGTATCGCCGCTGCGGTGCTGCTCGTCGCGATCGCAGTCCCGGTCGGCCTCTTCGCAGGCCGGCCGCTCGTCGGCGCAGCGACTCGGCCTTCAGACTGGGATGTCGCCGCGTGCGACGTGGGGCAGGGTGACGCGATCCTCCTGCGCACGAGAGCGGCGACGGCGCTCATCGACACCGGTCCGGAGCCCGCCGCACTGTCTCGCTGCCTGACCCTGCTCGGCATCGCTCGAATCGACCTGCTCGTGCTGACGCATTGGGATGCCGACCACGTCGGGGGAGTCTCGGCGGTCGCCGGCCGGGTCGACACCGTCCTCCACGGGCCGCTCGACGGCGATCGATCGGCTCGGGCCCTGCATCAGCTCGTCGAGGCCGGCGCCGAACCGGTCGAGGTCGTGGCGGGCTTCGGCGGCACGTTCGGCGATGCCCGGTGGCGCGTGCTCTGGCCGACGCCGGGCGCCGAGCCGGGCAACGACGCGAGCATCGTGCTCGACGTCACCACGCCGCGCTACCGCGGCGCCTTTCTCGGCGACCTCGGTGAAGGGGCGCAGGATCGTCTGCTCCGCTCCGCCGACATCGGTCGGGTCGATCTCGTGAAGGTCGCGCACCACGGGTCGGCCGACCAGAGCGAGCGCCTGTACGACGAGCTCGGCGCGACTGCGGGGGTCGTGGGCGTCGGGAGCGAGAACAGCTACGGCCACCCGACCGATCGGCTTCTCGATCTGCTGCGCGCCGAGGGCACGACGGTCGTGCGAACCGACCGCTCGGGCACCGCGCTGCTGACGGCCGACGGAGACGGGTTCCGG
- a CDS encoding ComEA family DNA-binding protein codes for MVDAVAAAGGFTAEADPAGVNLARPLVDGEQLVVPVPGQAQPPAEAGGVASGPGGADGLVHLNSAGITELETLPRIGPALAQRIIDWREANGPFTSVDQLLDVAGIGDAVFAGLEQLVAP; via the coding sequence GTGGTCGACGCGGTCGCGGCGGCCGGCGGGTTCACGGCCGAGGCAGATCCCGCCGGCGTGAACCTCGCGCGCCCGCTCGTCGACGGCGAGCAGCTCGTCGTTCCGGTACCGGGTCAGGCCCAACCGCCCGCCGAGGCCGGTGGTGTCGCCTCGGGGCCGGGCGGTGCCGACGGGCTCGTGCATCTGAACTCCGCGGGCATCACCGAACTCGAGACGCTCCCGCGCATCGGCCCGGCGCTCGCCCAACGGATCATCGACTGGCGCGAAGCCAACGGGCCGTTCACCTCCGTCGACCAGTTGCTCGACGTGGCCGGCATCGGCGACGCCGTGTTCGCGGGCCTCGAGCAACTCGTGGCGCCCTGA
- the leuS gene encoding leucine--tRNA ligase, which produces MAHDQDPAHADAGAYDFAAIQAKWLPVWDESEPFRAGRAGDTRPRKYVLDMFSYPSGDLHMGHAEAFGYGDTVARYWRHQGFDVLHPVGWDSFGLPAENAAIKRGVDPRAWTYENIEQQKRAFRQYAPSFDWSRELHTSDPEYYKWNQWLFLKLYEQGIAYRKAGQVNWCPNDQTVLANEQVVDGHCERCGAVVTKKALTQWYFRVTDYADRLLDDLNQLEGAWPAKVLSMQRNWIGRSSGADVEFEIEGREERIPVFTTRPDTLFGTTFMVVAPDSELAAELAGGASAEVGARFQDYLDSVRAESDIDRLSTDRPKTGVFLERYAINPVNGERLPIWAADYVLADYGHGAIMAVPAHDQRDLDFARAFDLPVRVVVDTNAPVTGVIPVIPLDENGDPVLPDDLPVEDPASTGIALAGEGRLMNSGPLDGLSKSNAIRRVTEILAERGLGRSSKNYRLRDWLISRQRYWGTPIPIIHCPTCGEVPVPEAELPVRLPDAAGLDLKPKGKSPLGAAEEWVNVDCPNCGGAAQRDSDTMDTFVDSSWYYLRYLDPNNDERAFDPAEAEKWLPVDQYVGGVEHAILHLLYSRFITKVLFDLGYLSFTEPFTSLLNQGMVILNGAKMSKSKGNLVEFASELAAHGADALRVTLAFAGPPEDDIDWADVSPVGSAKFLARAWRISGEVTSTPDVEWKTGDIALRRITHRLLADAPALVEAFKFNVVVARLMELVNATRKTIDSGAGAGDAAVREASEVTAMILDLFAPFAAEDMWQRLGYEPSVALVPWRKADPALLVEESVTAVVQVDGKVRDRLEVSPKVSGAELEAMARASAAVARAVGEREVVNVIVRAPRLVNIATKA; this is translated from the coding sequence GTGGCACACGACCAGGACCCAGCGCACGCCGATGCCGGCGCGTACGACTTCGCCGCCATCCAGGCGAAGTGGCTTCCCGTGTGGGACGAGTCCGAACCCTTCCGTGCAGGTCGCGCCGGCGACACGCGGCCGCGCAAGTACGTGCTCGACATGTTCTCCTACCCCTCCGGCGACCTGCACATGGGTCACGCCGAGGCGTTCGGCTACGGCGACACCGTCGCGAGGTACTGGCGTCACCAGGGGTTCGATGTGCTGCACCCCGTCGGCTGGGACTCCTTCGGCCTGCCTGCCGAGAACGCCGCCATCAAGCGCGGCGTCGACCCGCGCGCGTGGACCTACGAGAACATCGAGCAGCAGAAGCGCGCCTTCCGGCAATATGCGCCGTCGTTCGACTGGTCGCGGGAGCTGCACACGAGCGACCCCGAGTACTACAAGTGGAACCAGTGGCTCTTCCTGAAGCTCTACGAGCAGGGCATCGCGTACCGCAAGGCGGGCCAGGTCAACTGGTGTCCGAACGACCAGACCGTGCTCGCCAACGAGCAGGTCGTCGACGGCCACTGCGAGCGCTGCGGCGCGGTCGTCACGAAGAAGGCCCTCACGCAGTGGTACTTCCGGGTCACCGACTACGCCGACCGGCTGCTCGACGACCTCAACCAGCTCGAGGGCGCCTGGCCGGCGAAGGTGCTGTCGATGCAGCGCAACTGGATCGGCCGCTCGTCCGGCGCCGACGTGGAGTTCGAGATCGAGGGGCGCGAAGAGCGCATCCCGGTCTTCACGACTCGCCCCGACACCCTCTTCGGCACGACGTTCATGGTCGTCGCGCCCGACTCCGAGCTCGCGGCAGAGCTCGCGGGCGGAGCCTCGGCCGAGGTGGGCGCACGCTTCCAGGACTACCTCGACTCGGTCCGTGCCGAGAGCGACATCGACCGGCTCTCGACCGACCGGCCGAAGACGGGCGTCTTCCTCGAGCGCTACGCGATCAACCCGGTCAACGGCGAGCGGCTGCCGATCTGGGCCGCCGACTACGTGCTCGCCGACTACGGGCACGGCGCGATCATGGCCGTACCGGCACACGACCAGCGCGACCTCGACTTCGCTCGGGCCTTCGACCTGCCGGTGCGGGTCGTCGTCGACACGAATGCCCCGGTCACCGGCGTCATCCCCGTCATCCCGCTCGACGAGAACGGCGACCCGGTGCTGCCCGACGACCTGCCCGTCGAAGACCCCGCGTCGACCGGCATCGCGCTCGCGGGCGAGGGCCGGCTCATGAACTCGGGTCCGCTCGACGGGCTCTCCAAGTCCAACGCGATCCGCCGGGTGACCGAGATCCTCGCCGAGCGCGGCCTCGGCCGTTCGTCGAAGAACTACCGCCTGCGCGACTGGCTGATCTCCCGTCAGCGCTACTGGGGCACGCCGATCCCGATCATCCACTGCCCGACGTGCGGTGAGGTGCCGGTTCCCGAGGCCGAACTGCCGGTGCGACTGCCCGATGCCGCGGGGCTCGACCTGAAGCCGAAGGGCAAGAGCCCGCTCGGAGCAGCCGAGGAGTGGGTCAACGTCGACTGCCCGAACTGCGGCGGTGCCGCCCAGCGCGACTCCGACACGATGGACACGTTCGTCGACAGTTCGTGGTACTACCTGCGCTACCTCGACCCGAACAACGACGAGCGCGCGTTCGATCCGGCCGAGGCCGAGAAGTGGCTGCCCGTCGACCAGTACGTCGGCGGGGTCGAGCACGCGATCCTGCACCTGCTCTATTCGCGGTTCATCACGAAGGTGCTCTTCGATCTCGGGTACCTGAGTTTCACCGAACCGTTCACCTCGCTCCTGAACCAGGGCATGGTGATCCTGAACGGCGCGAAGATGTCGAAGTCGAAGGGCAATCTCGTCGAGTTCGCGAGCGAGCTCGCGGCCCACGGCGCCGATGCACTGCGGGTCACGCTCGCGTTCGCCGGTCCGCCGGAAGACGACATCGACTGGGCGGATGTCTCGCCGGTCGGTTCCGCGAAGTTCCTGGCGCGTGCCTGGCGCATCTCGGGCGAGGTCACCTCGACCCCCGATGTCGAATGGAAGACGGGCGACATCGCCTTGCGCCGCATCACGCATCGACTGCTGGCGGATGCTCCGGCGCTCGTCGAGGCGTTCAAGTTCAACGTCGTGGTTGCACGGCTCATGGAACTCGTCAACGCGACGCGCAAGACGATCGACTCCGGCGCGGGTGCCGGCGATGCCGCGGTGCGCGAGGCATCGGAGGTCACTGCGATGATCCTCGACCTCTTCGCACCGTTCGCCGCGGAAGACATGTGGCAGCGACTCGGCTATGAGCCGTCCGTCGCGCTCGTGCCGTGGCGCAAGGCCGATCCCGCGCTCCTCGTCGAGGAGTCGGTGACGGCCGTCGTACAGGTCGACGGAAAGGTGCGCGATCGCCTCGAAGTGTCGCCAAAGGTCTCGGGCGCCGAGCTCGAGGCGATGGCGCGTGCCTCGGCGGCGGTCGCCCGCGCCGTCGGTGAGCGCGAGGTCGTGAACGTGATCGTCCGCGCTCCGCGCCTCGTGAACATCGCGACGAAGGCCTGA
- the cydC gene encoding thiol reductant ABC exporter subunit CydC, whose protein sequence is MSDPARDILRRAIPNWRRFAPAVLFGIGSAGSSVVLLACSAWLIARADEQPPVLYLSMAIVGVRAFALGRSVFRYLERLSGHDASFRQLAAIRSDVFERMLPVAPDGIASVRRGDLLDRFVSDVDELQNVPLRAVQPLVSAAIVLAAAVVGIGFIAPQSALAVLVCLVVGIGGALLVQQRALARAERTTAPLRGELQAAVVEYVQTLDVLVAFDAAAVGRRRIDELGDRYARATRTRAAATGVAAAAMSTIGGFAVAASLAAAVPLLHDGRIDGPTFAMLCLVPLAIAEVATAVPLAASSLRLARASATRVASAVPDTVPAGIPLAPVAPAAPPASDRPPMIELRGVRASWPPTAADGAGGVTADGTGAALDRVDLTIAPGERLLVRGGSGAGKTTLAHVLVRFLDYAGSYRLGGVEASTLDPAEVRGLVGLVEQRPWLFDEDVRQNLIFARDTASDDELLEVLGRVGLRDWVDERGGLGAKVGERGALVSGGQAQRIALARAMLARFPVLVLDEPTASVDPAHADALLRDLTDAATRTGCSVVLISHAPVDRSLVDRVVTIEHGRLPAFPSAGVPGGAQP, encoded by the coding sequence GTGTCTGATCCGGCCCGTGACATCCTGCGCCGTGCCATTCCGAACTGGCGCCGGTTCGCCCCTGCTGTGCTGTTCGGCATCGGTTCGGCCGGATCGAGCGTCGTCCTGCTCGCCTGTTCGGCCTGGTTGATCGCGCGTGCGGATGAGCAGCCCCCCGTGCTGTACCTCTCGATGGCGATCGTGGGTGTTCGTGCGTTCGCGCTCGGCCGCTCGGTGTTCCGCTACCTCGAGCGACTGAGCGGCCACGACGCCTCGTTCAGGCAGCTCGCTGCGATCCGCTCGGACGTGTTCGAGCGCATGCTGCCGGTCGCCCCCGACGGCATCGCGTCCGTGCGACGAGGCGATCTGCTCGATCGATTCGTGAGCGATGTCGACGAGCTGCAGAACGTGCCGTTGCGGGCGGTGCAGCCGCTCGTGAGCGCGGCGATCGTGCTCGCGGCCGCCGTCGTCGGCATCGGGTTCATCGCACCGCAGTCGGCGCTCGCGGTGCTCGTCTGCCTCGTCGTGGGCATCGGCGGCGCGCTTCTCGTGCAGCAGCGTGCGCTCGCCCGGGCCGAGCGCACGACGGCGCCGCTTCGCGGCGAACTGCAGGCGGCGGTCGTCGAGTACGTGCAGACGCTCGACGTGCTCGTGGCCTTCGATGCCGCGGCAGTCGGTCGTCGGCGCATCGACGAACTCGGTGATCGGTATGCGCGAGCGACGCGCACGCGCGCGGCAGCCACGGGCGTCGCGGCAGCGGCGATGAGCACGATCGGCGGCTTCGCCGTGGCCGCGAGCCTCGCGGCGGCGGTGCCGCTTCTGCACGACGGCCGCATCGACGGCCCGACCTTCGCCATGCTCTGCCTCGTGCCGCTCGCGATCGCAGAGGTCGCGACGGCCGTGCCGCTCGCCGCATCGTCGCTCCGACTCGCGCGGGCGAGCGCCACGCGAGTCGCGAGCGCCGTGCCCGACACGGTGCCGGCCGGCATCCCCCTGGCGCCGGTGGCGCCGGCCGCGCCGCCGGCGTCCGATCGGCCGCCGATGATCGAGCTGCGCGGGGTGCGTGCGAGCTGGCCGCCGACGGCCGCCGATGGCGCCGGAGGCGTCACCGCGGACGGCACGGGAGCAGCGCTGGACCGCGTCGACCTCACGATCGCACCCGGCGAACGCCTGCTCGTCCGCGGTGGATCCGGCGCGGGCAAGACCACGCTCGCCCACGTGCTGGTTCGGTTCCTCGACTACGCGGGCTCGTACCGGCTCGGCGGCGTGGAAGCCTCGACACTCGATCCTGCCGAGGTGCGCGGCCTCGTGGGCCTCGTCGAGCAGCGACCGTGGCTCTTCGACGAAGATGTCCGCCAGAACCTCATCTTCGCGCGCGACACGGCGAGCGACGACGAACTGCTCGAGGTGCTGGGCCGGGTGGGCCTGCGCGACTGGGTCGATGAGCGCGGCGGACTGGGCGCGAAGGTGGGCGAGCGCGGCGCCCTCGTCTCGGGTGGGCAGGCGCAGCGCATCGCACTGGCCCGCGCGATGCTCGCCCGCTTTCCGGTGCTCGTGCTCGACGAACCGACGGCGAGCGTCGACCCCGCGCATGCCGACGCACTGCTGCGCGATCTGACCGACGCCGCGACTCGCACCGGCTGCAGTGTGGTGCTCATCTCGCATGCTCCGGTCGACCGGTCACTCGTCGATCGCGTGGTGACGATCGAACACGGCCGTCTGCCGGCGTTCCCGTCTGCCGGCGTTCCGGGCGGCGCACAGCCCTGA
- a CDS encoding DUF4862 family protein, whose amino-acid sequence MSDPGTEAEPASGRFAGLVVGAYAASPAHRSWDPVVESEFFEALAATAGVGALELPWSGSIHPHDDGWLHRRFPAALRAVVTDIPFTMGRIATAPEYGLASVEAGGRQAAVAEVRRLLDGVRAFDHAQARPVVGVVELHSAPRGARGSADALARSLDEIAAWNWGDVELVLEHCDAWREGRAPEKGFLDLADELDAIERSGADIGVSLNWGRSVIEGRTTDTAVEHARLAAGRGLLKGFIASGVADTDTEFGPAWIDAHLPFAPSPQILHGTTSSLMTERAVADVVTAAGRLEWAGVKVGCARADAPLAERVALVAEAVAVMNRILADDTR is encoded by the coding sequence GTGAGTGACCCGGGCACCGAGGCGGAACCGGCATCAGGCCGATTCGCCGGCCTCGTCGTCGGGGCGTATGCGGCGTCGCCCGCGCACCGCTCATGGGATCCGGTCGTCGAGTCCGAGTTCTTCGAGGCGTTGGCCGCGACAGCCGGTGTCGGGGCGCTGGAGCTGCCGTGGTCGGGCAGCATCCATCCGCACGATGACGGCTGGCTTCATCGCCGGTTCCCTGCGGCGCTCCGGGCCGTCGTGACCGACATCCCGTTCACGATGGGCCGGATCGCGACGGCACCGGAGTACGGTCTCGCGTCCGTCGAGGCCGGCGGTCGCCAGGCCGCCGTCGCCGAGGTCCGTCGGCTGCTCGACGGCGTGCGCGCGTTCGACCATGCGCAGGCCCGACCGGTCGTGGGTGTCGTCGAGCTGCACAGCGCGCCGAGGGGTGCGCGGGGCAGCGCCGATGCGCTCGCCCGGTCTCTCGACGAGATCGCCGCGTGGAACTGGGGCGACGTCGAGCTCGTGCTCGAGCATTGCGACGCATGGCGGGAAGGCCGGGCGCCGGAGAAGGGCTTCCTCGATCTGGCAGACGAGCTCGACGCGATCGAGCGCTCGGGTGCCGACATCGGTGTCTCGCTCAACTGGGGACGCTCGGTCATCGAGGGGCGCACGACCGATACGGCGGTGGAGCACGCGCGTCTGGCGGCCGGACGCGGGCTTCTGAAGGGGTTCATCGCTTCGGGCGTGGCCGATACCGACACCGAGTTCGGGCCCGCCTGGATCGATGCGCACCTGCCGTTCGCTCCGTCGCCGCAGATCCTGCATGGCACGACGAGTTCGCTGATGACCGAGCGGGCCGTCGCCGACGTCGTGACGGCTGCGGGCCGGCTCGAGTGGGCCGGCGTGAAGGTCGGTTGTGCCCGCGCCGACGCGCCGCTCGCGGAACGGGTGGCGTTGGTGGCCGAGGCCGTCGCCGTCATGAACCGGATCCTGGCCGACGACACGCGCTGA
- a CDS encoding anthranilate synthase component I family protein, translating to MPRRLRHRTLPGWREPDAVFTALYAESTHVVWLDGGADASSGASVLAVANPGSEFVTADALRGTVTRSLPLADGAVRAPVTTSGSIFEVLGRVLGEGRPVAGASALDEADAFADCPLPLGWFGWFGYELGAQLNEVAIAEAETPDAAFLFIDRALVFDHGARSMRLVWLVDGDGDGDDVEDAAAPVAGWDEELARAVDGLDASSVPGDSAAQVTADARRAVGSARWRHDPERYTGLIAECQAAIVRGDAYQLCLTNRIDVDVHPDPATAYLALRASSPSHHGGYVRFGDVALLSASPEQFLRVDSGGFVTTKPMKGTRPRSGDPVADEALRRELVESEKERAENLMIVDLMRNDLGRIAELGTVEVPWLLEVEQYAHVHQLVSTVTARLRHPLTALDVVESAFPAGSMTGAPKRSAMTILHELEQGPRGVYSGAFGYLGVDGSADLAMVIRSIVLTPRGASIGTGGGITALSVAAEEIEETRVKARALLAVLGAGRDSE from the coding sequence ATGCCGCGTCGCCTCCGCCACCGCACTCTGCCGGGGTGGCGCGAACCCGACGCGGTCTTCACCGCGCTGTACGCCGAGTCGACGCACGTCGTATGGCTCGACGGCGGCGCAGACGCCTCGTCGGGCGCGAGCGTGCTCGCGGTCGCGAACCCGGGCTCCGAGTTCGTGACGGCCGACGCGCTCCGGGGCACCGTGACCCGGTCGCTGCCTCTCGCCGACGGGGCCGTGCGGGCCCCGGTCACGACCTCGGGATCGATCTTCGAGGTGCTCGGCAGGGTGCTCGGCGAAGGTCGACCGGTCGCGGGCGCGAGCGCACTCGACGAGGCCGACGCATTCGCCGACTGCCCCCTGCCCCTCGGCTGGTTCGGCTGGTTCGGCTACGAGCTCGGAGCGCAGCTGAACGAGGTGGCGATCGCCGAGGCCGAGACTCCGGATGCCGCGTTCCTGTTCATCGACCGGGCGCTCGTGTTCGATCACGGCGCGCGTTCGATGCGGCTCGTCTGGCTGGTCGACGGCGACGGCGACGGCGACGATGTCGAGGACGCAGCTGCGCCCGTCGCCGGCTGGGACGAGGAACTCGCCCGTGCCGTCGACGGGCTCGACGCGTCATCCGTGCCGGGGGACTCGGCCGCGCAGGTGACCGCAGACGCGCGTCGAGCCGTCGGATCGGCACGTTGGCGCCACGACCCGGAGCGGTACACGGGGCTCATCGCGGAGTGCCAGGCTGCGATCGTGCGCGGCGACGCCTACCAGCTCTGTCTCACGAACCGGATCGACGTCGACGTGCACCCCGACCCCGCCACCGCCTACCTGGCGCTGCGGGCCTCGAGCCCGAGCCATCACGGCGGTTACGTGCGTTTCGGCGACGTCGCGCTGCTCAGCGCTTCGCCCGAGCAGTTCCTCCGCGTCGACTCCGGCGGGTTCGTCACGACGAAGCCGATGAAGGGCACTCGGCCGCGAAGCGGCGATCCCGTCGCCGACGAGGCGCTCCGCCGCGAGCTCGTCGAGAGCGAGAAGGAGCGCGCGGAGAATCTCATGATCGTCGATCTGATGCGCAACGATCTCGGCCGCATCGCCGAGCTCGGCACGGTCGAGGTGCCGTGGTTGCTCGAGGTCGAGCAGTACGCGCACGTGCACCAACTCGTCTCGACGGTGACCGCGCGGCTGCGGCATCCGCTCACCGCGCTCGATGTCGTGGAGTCGGCGTTCCCTGCCGGCTCCATGACCGGGGCTCCGAAGCGCAGCGCCATGACGATCCTGCACGAGCTCGAGCAGGGGCCCCGGGGTGTCTACTCCGGTGCGTTCGGGTACCTCGGCGTCGACGGCAGCGCCGATCTGGCCATGGTGATCCGCTCGATCGTGCTCACCCCGCGAGGTGCCTCGATCGGCACCGGCGGCGGCATCACCGCGCTCTCGGTCGCAGCCGAGGAGATCGAGGAGACCCGCGTCAAGGCACGCGCACTGCTCGCAGTTCTCGGCGCGGGCCGCGACTCGGAGTGA